From Oxyura jamaicensis isolate SHBP4307 breed ruddy duck chromosome 19 unlocalized genomic scaffold, BPBGC_Ojam_1.0 oxy19_random_OJ72829, whole genome shotgun sequence:
ggggccggggggggggtggaactggCTCCGTACCGCCCCCCCCGTCCCTTCCCGGTCCCCATCCCCCCGACCCCATCCCCGGGGAGCATCCTCAGCGGTTCCCGAGGGTGCCGGGTTTATTGCTCCCGTGGGGAGATGCACAGCGCTGGGGGCAGCCACCGGGGGCCCAGCCGCTGCcgggggggtctgggggggtcCCTGAGCGATGCGAGGGGTCcggtggtggcagcagctcagccgGGCCAGGGGCAGTCCGGGGGGGCCGTGGTGGTGAGGTCGCAGTCGAAGTCGTCGAAGGTGGAGGGGTCTGGGGTGGGAgcggggggtgcgggggggcgcggggccaCGGCCACAGCCACTGGGTCCTTCTGCAGGAGGTCGGCGTCGAAGGTCACCCCCCGGAAGAAAGGGTGGTCCTGGAAGTGGTGGAGGTAGCGCAGGCGGCGCAGGGGGTTATggcacagcagctggggacGGAGACAGGATGGTGAGCGGCGGGGACCCCACTGGGGACCCCCAACCCGGGGGGGTGAGGGCTACCTCGGCCAGCAGCCGGGCCAGCGCGGGGCTGAGCGCAGGGGGGCTCGTGTAGCTGCTCCGGTTGACGCGCTCCAGCATGGCCATGTGGTCCCCCGCTGGTGCCACTGGGAACTGGGGGGCAAGGAGCAGGTTTAGGGGTTCCATAGGGTGCCCATAGCCCCCCTGTGCGCCCCACAGAGCTCACCTCCCCGCTGGCCAGGGCGAAGAGCAGGACTCCCAGGGACCACCAGTCAGCCGCGTGGCTGTAGGGGCCCCCGCTCAGCacctctggggctggggggatgAGGGGGTGAGCGGCTGGAGTGGATGtgtccccaccaccaccccctgccacccccttACCCATGTACTGCAGGGTGCCGCAGATGGTGTGGGCCCGCTCGCCCCACCGCAGGTGCCGGGAGAGGCCGAAGTCGGCGAGTTTGAGGTGCCCTGGGGGGCAAGATGGAGCATGGGGCCCCAACAATGGGGTGTCCTCAACATTGGGGTGTCCCTGTGGATGGGGTGTCCCCACCCTAGTGCCACCAGACCCTTACCTCTCTCATCCAGGAGGATGTTCTCCATCTGAAACAAAccaggctctggggtgacccACCTGTGCCAGGGGGTGCAGAGACCCCCCCACCATCCTCTattccccccagccccgctgtcACCCACCTTCACATCTCTGTGCACGATGCCCAGGTCATGGAGATACACTGGGGACAAGACAGAGCCATCAGAGCAGAGGGTCCCCTCCCCACGCCGTACCCTCTGCCACCCCCATGgcacccagcaggcagcttccccccccccccaggagggCTGAGCCCCCACtcacccagcaccagcaccagctcgGCGGCGAACAGGCGGACGGTGGCCTCGGCGAAGCGCCCGGCGGCGCGCCACAGCGCGTGCAGGTCCCCGGTGCTGCAGTAGGTGCACACTGCCGGGACACGTCACCGGCCTTGTTACGGGCACCGAGGTGACACGGGCACCACGGCCACGAGGGCCATGCCTTGGGGTGACGCGAGTGCTGGGTCCGTTTGGGCAGCGAGTGGCACAAGCACCAGGACCTCTGGGCACCAGGACCGTGTACTATGGTGACGTGGGCTCCAGAGCCACGGGGGCACCAAGGTGACACAGGCACCAGGGCCACACGGGCTCTGTGGCCACAAAGGTGGCACGTCCCTGAGCAAAGTGAGGGTCCCGGTGGACCCTACAGCACTATGGCTATGGGGACACAAAGGTGCCACAAGCACCGTAGCTAAAAGCGTACCAAAGtggcacagcccctggggctcaCAGAGCCACCAGGAATTCACCCACATGGGCACCACGGTGGCACAGCCACCGGAGCGGTGACACAGGAGAAGTGGCAGGACAGACCCGGGGGGCAGAGCATCTCGTTTGTCCCCGCTGAGCTCGTCCCTGTCCCCGCGGTGGCTgcgggctgggagctggcagccaaGCGCCTTGGTCCCCGCGGGCAGCGTGCAGAGCGGGGGGAGCACGCGCGTGTGCGGGGACACGTGTGCGGGCAGCGGGGACACGTGCATGGGTagcgggggggggacagggcGAGCCCGCAGGCAGATGGTCACTCACTGATGAAGAGGTGGCGCTGGCCCTGCCAGCTGTCCCCCAGGCCGTGGACAAATGGGTGCCTGACCTGTCTCTGGGGACACAAAGCAGAGAGGGTGAGCGGCCCCTGGGGTAGCTGGGTTCATGGGGGGGCCCCCCACTCGTGCCACCCTCCTTCTGCAGCCCGTGGGATGCCCCCCCCTGCACACCCCGATCCCCCTCACCTGGATGCTGACTTCTTCCTTGCACTGCTTCAGGGTGTCGCGGCGCAGCACCTCCACTTTGGGCATGACCTGGGGGGGCGATGGGGGTGTCGGGGagggggggccggggcaggaTGGGCACCCCCAGACCCCAGGGCAGCACCCACCTTGACGGCGCAGACCTTCTCCCGCCCGCAGTCCAGCACTTTCAGGATGGTCCCGAAGGAGCCTTTGGCCACCAAGCCCAGGATCTGGGGGGAGTGGGAGCTGAGCAACCCCACGGAGACGGGCTGCGGGGTGCCCAGCGCAGGGCAGGCCGTGGGGTGCTTCCACGGGGAGCGGGGTCCTGCGTGGGGTGAGGTGGGGGGCGTTGGGGGGCACAAAGCAGGCGGGGGGGCACACAGGGACCAGGGAGGGCGTGTGGGTACCCCCGTGGGACACACGGGGACCCGGGGAGTGGGGGGCGTGGGGCACACGGGACACgggtggggggagaaggggacCCGGTAGGACGGTCGGGAGCTCTGGTAGGGTGCACGGGGACCCGGTACGGAGCGCAAGGAAAGCCGATAAAGACGGGCGGCGACCCCGCGAAGAGGCACGGGATGGCGGCACAGGACACACGGGGACCCGGTAGGGCGCACGGGGACCCCGGTAGGGCGCACGGGACACTCGGGGACCCCGCTGGGAAACAGAGGGAGCCGTCCCGGAATGCGAGGGGACCCGGCAGAGGACGTCATTTAATGCACGGGACCCCCAGCGGGAGTTGCGGGCTCCCCGGTCGGACGCACCGGGCCCCCGGTAGGTCGGGAGGGGGCCCCGGGCAGGCAccttgagctgctgctggcggccGGAGGGGCGGACGGGGAACTCCGGCAGGAAGAGCGAGACGAGCTGCGGCAGCGGCCAAGCGGGCAGCGGCGGCTCCTCGGCGGCCAGGGCGAgccccggtcccggtcccggtcccggtcccgaCCCGGCGCGGCGCAGCAGCGCCCGTACCCACGGCCCCACGCCCCGGCCCTGCGGATCCGGGGGCAGCCGTCAGCGGGGGGGAACACCccggggatggggagggggaaatTAGGGGCACCCCCGGAGCCACCGCACGCACCTTGGGGGGTCGCACCGGGGCCGGCCCGGGCccgctgctggctgctcccatCGCGCCGCGCCCCGGGCCCGGTAATCGCCGCCTTACATAaccccgcccggccccgccccgaCCGCCCCCCGGACCCCTCCTTCTCCGCCCCGGCCGCTCACGACCACCCCCAGCACCGGGAACGGACAGCGGGGCTCCCGGGGCGCCCCCCGCGGTATCAGCCCCGTGCCTGCACCGGGCATGGATCGGGGActcccccccttctcccccgtATCCCCCCCCGCTTCCTCTAGCACCCTCCCCTCCAACCCCCCCATTTCAcagcagcccccctgccccaggactgcccccagctgcagggggcagCAGCGTAACCATAGCCCAAGGGGCTCCTGGAGGAGATGGCTGAGTATAAGAGCTGAGAGGGGGGGCGCTACCAAGGACCCCCAAGTAGGGGAACCCCCCCAGGAGGGCCATGGGGTGAAGCCACACAGTCAGGGTGCTGTAGTGCTGAGAACGGGGACAGCGGTGACGCCGGCACTGCGCCGCGAGGGGGGAGGCGAGTGACAACCCGGGGGAGCGAGGCTGTTCCAAATTAAAAACTCTTATTTAAACTCTCTCCTGTTCCCCTTTCTCCCAGCCTCGAGCCATCCTGCTGCTTCACCGGGCCCAGGGGCCGGGCCCAGCACCCgcacagcagggagaggggaggctcGCGGGAACCCTTGGCACAGGGAGGGGGCTTTGTGCACCCCACAAAGCGGCCCCGGAGCACgctgcaccccacagccccccgcTGCTGCACCCCTGCCCCACAGCGGGGGGGCTTCCCAGGGCCTgggtgcagccccccccccagctcaggCAGCACTGTGCTGAGCAGCACGGCCCCCCCTCTGCACCACAGGGCTGCCTCTCCACTGTGGGGAGCACGGAGGGGCCCCAGTCCCTTCCCGGCCTGCCGGGTGCTGCCCTTTATTTGCGCCTGCCGAAGATGGACTTCTTGCTGGGGTTCTTCTCGCCCACGCTCAGCCCGATGAGCAGGCGCGCCTTctcatcctcctcctgctgctggatgGGCCCGTCCGATTTGTTCTCCAGCTTCCCCCGGGCCTCCGCGCCCGCTGCCGGCTTCAGGCGCAGCTTCTCTTTGATCACCTGCCCCGGGACAGCGGGATCAGGATGATCCTGAGCAGGTTATCGGGAAGGGGGGAGGCCGAGACAGCGCTGTCCCCACCTACCTGCGCCACCAAGGCTTTGCGGCTGTCCCTCTTCACCGCCATGGCAAAGTCCAGCCACGTCCAGGTGTTGTTGTGGTACTCCAGGCACGGCAGCACCAGGTTCAGGTCGCCCCAGTCAACGCTGTTCTTCTCGCCCTGGGCAGGGGacggagcggggggggggggtcagacAGCGTGGGACAAGGCCCCGGGacacccccagcacagcccgtccccgtcccctcacCTTGTAGCTGACGCAGAGCGGCACCTGCGGGATCTTGATGTAGATGAAGGAGTTGTTCATGGCCGCGCGCTCCTTCATCTTGTCGATGTCGTCcacggggtgctggggacagagcGGGGAGCAGAAGGTGAGGAGAGGGGACGGAGCCaggaagcagcagggaagggacaGGCGGGCACGAGGCCAGGGCATTGCTTCACCAGGGAAAAACAGGGACAGGAAAGCAGGGCGAGGACAGGGCTGCCCGGCCTGGGAGCTGAGGGAAGACTGGGTTCTCCCggagtgccagcagcaggtaCCTCGGGTGCTTTTCGGAACGATCTTCTGACCCCTGACGTCCGATTCAGTCCCTGAGCGACTCCCTTCCCCGGCCCCAGCGCGTCATCGGCCACGATCAGCTGCCGCGGCTTCACCACGGGTATCCCTGCAACAAAGTGGGGGGTGTCCTGGGGAGCAGCCACGACCCcgatccccccccccagcaattCCCTGCCCACGGGGGAAACCACTGGCCTCTGTTCCTCAACACAAggcccaccagcagctgcccacAACCACGTCCTGGACACgcagccagagctgctcagTTGTCACTGGGGTGCCGGGGAGGAGGGTGACCACGCACAGCCACGAGCCTCCCGCCCCACTCACCCGTTGTCACCAGCTTGGACTTGTCTTCCTCatcccccacctcctcctcctccacgtTGCGGCCGGGGAAGAAGAACCCCATCATCCTGTGGAAGAACTGGTGGGTGAGCTGGATGGTGAGCGGGACCACATTCACCttgtggggagagagagagagagacgtGTCGGGGCTGGGCAAACACTTTTTGtgccctgccacctcccagccGAGCCCTGGCACCTCGAAGTGCTCCTTGATGGAGATGCCCCCCACGGGCGGCCGGACCTTGCTGAAGATCCTCAGTGCCAGCTGCCGGCCGGACTGGCAGGAGCTCTGGGGACGCAGCACCACCTGCAGGGAAGCCAGCGGGTGGCTGGAGTGAGGGACAGCCACCCTGGCCGGGTCACCCGAGGGTCCCCAGGGCGCGGAGCTGCTCCCCTTGCCTTGTACACAGCGTTGGGCAGGAGATTGTTCATCGTgacccagcccagctccagcagatgCTCGGCTGTATCGTCGGACTTGTTGACCTGTGCACACAGACCCATCAGCCCCAGACATttgggcccggggggggggctgtgggggccaCGGGACAGCTCGGTACCTTGCTGTAGAGGAAgcgctgcagctccagctcggCTATGCCCAGCTGCCCATCCTCCTCCGTCAGGCGCCAGCGCGCCTGGGCGAAGTAGAACTCAGTCCGCCGCGCTACGCTCACGTCCTCCGGCTGCTTCCGCAGCTCCATCTTGTTGGCTCGCTGCAGCTGGAAGTCCTTGAAGCACCTGCAGCAAAACAGGGGAGAGCTGGGACACGGGAGCCCTGGAGGAAGGGGGGAACAATGCTACAGAAGGCAGAGTGGGCCCGTACCTGATCAGTATGTTCAGCTCCTCGCTCTCCAGCTGCAGGTTAGCCTTCTCCtggttcagctgctgctgcagcctgtggttgAGGTCGAGCAGGGTCTCGTTTTTGCTGTCATCCTGCAGGGACTGAAGGGCAGACAACCCTCAGCACCCTCTACCCTGAAGCAGGGACCCAGGGGAGCCAGGTCCCGCCTGGGACGCGGGCTCACCTTCACGTTGGAGTACATCTGCTTCTCCAGCTGCCGGATCTGGGCAACGTGCTGCCTCACGGCCTCCTGCAGGTGTAGGATACTGCTGCGCTGCTCCTCTGGGTTGCTGGAGATTTCCAGCTGGAAACGCACCCGCTGCTTCTTCTCACTGTGCTCCTGGACACACGGATAAATAAGGGAAGATCAGGAGTGCCCCGGGCGCAAGGAAGCGGCACAATGACTTGCAGCCTCGTGGTACCTTGCGTTTGGGCTCCACGTGCAGCAGCAGGTTGTTAACTATGTCAAGGATCATGGCGTACTGGGCAGGGTTTGTGGAGATCTCCAGGTCGTGGTGGATAAGTGTGAATGTGtccacagctcctgcagggacAAAAAAAGGACACGTGGGGCCCCAGTATGGCCAGAGATGGTACCTCTTGGGATGCACCTGGGGGCCAGCCAGTGGTGGAGGGACAGAGAACAAGCAGAGGTGGTTACACTGGCTCTAGCAGGCTCAGAGCATCCAGCCTCGGGCGTTGTCCCTGGTCCCACAAGGCTGAGGACCCCACCTGCACGCTCCCCTCTGATCTCAGCATGGACAAGACAAGACGGACCACCCCTGGACCTGGCAGGCACCTGCGGGTCAGCCCCGAGCTCTGCTGAGACGCGCTGCCGGGGATGTACCCACCCTCCTGCTTCTTCAGCAGATCCTCCTTCTCCTGGTTAGCGGGAGTCTCGGGGGGCTTTATCTGCGTGGCCAGCTCGGGGTCGATGTCGTGGCTGTAGCTGATATAGTACATGCGGCAGCTGCAGCGAGAGATGATCCTCTGCACCTGCTGGGTCTGCTGGGCTTCCGAGGGCTGGTTCCAgtctggggacaggcagggggaCCACGGTCTGAGCACCACTCAGGGGACCTCGTGACAcagtgctcagagcagcagccagctcccagaGCTGTACACGGATGTGCTGAGTGCTCCCAGCTCCACCAGCCTCGGGGGCACCGAGGAGCAGCGTGGTGGCCAGCTCCTCGAGCAGTACCTGTCGTGGTGCTGACCATGCCCCCCACGGCCTGCCCGCTCTCCATCAGCTCCTGCACCGAGTCCAGGCTCCGCTGCCGATGTTCCTCGATATTTTTCACCTAGGGATGCGAGGAGGCACCCGTGGTTACCCTCGCTCTCCCTGCCCTCCGTGCAGCTCACCCATCGTGTGCCACCCCAGCGGCTCACCTCCAGCCAGAGCTGCCCGTGCTCCCTCTCGGTGGGGCTGCTTTCCGTGGTGGCGAAGTATTGCATGCCGTCCAGCAAGCACGTCCACGACGTCTTCTGCTTCAGCGTGTCCCCGTACCACGCAGGGTggtgctggcactgcagcagctgggccTTCGCCGCGGACACAATCACACAGCCCTCTGTCTCTGCACCACGCAGCACCatctggggtggggggggggaagagatcCTGGGGGGTCAGGGGCAGGCACAACCTCTCTCACCACGAGGCCACGGGGAGCAGAGAGCGTGGGGGCCAGCAGGCTGGCCAGGGGCACGGACCTGGCAGTTGACCAGCTCAATGAGGCAGTTGCGGTTGTAGATATCATCGGTCTGGCAAGCGGCGATGCCGCACAGCTGCTCACTAGCCCCAGATTCCTCCTCTGTGAAGACCACGAACTTGTCTGTCTCCTCAATGAGCTTCTGCAGCATGTAGgctcctggggaaggagaaaaggtcAGTGAAAAGCTGAAGGGGGCCGGCTAGGAGGTGACGGGGTGAAGGCAGGCACAGTTTTGGGCTAGCATGCACAGCCAGGCCACTGCTGGGTGCAGGTTTCCACTCCCCACCACGCTCACCCCCCGAGGAGGCTCTCTCAGGTCGGCCACTGGTGATGGGAGCAGTGACTCTGGCAGGGATGGACTGAGCAGAGAGCGGGCCCCGCTTCAGCTTCTTGGCCTGCAGCTGCGTGTCAATCTTCAGCCCCTTCAGGGCCTCGGTGGACAGGTTGCGCTTGAGCACAGCTGCTTTTTTGTAGCCGTCATAGAGGCCGAAGGCGATGTCCCGGTTTGTGGTGGTCCAGGACGCCCGCAGGTCCACCAGGTGCAGCTGGTGCGTGTGGAAACCATCGTCCCCATCCCgcaggggcagctcctggaCACAGAAGGGCAGAGCCTGAGCACAACAAAGCCACCTCCAGCCCGTTCTTCCCCGTTGTATCCACAGATCAAGGTCCCCTTGTCGCGGGGGATGCCAccagggcagcacaggctgggttacccctgctgtgccctgtgctTGCTGCGGTACCTCCTCCGCCGTGCGGTTGCTGTGCCGCTGGTAGGTGAGGGAGGACAGGCTCAGCAGGTGGGTTTTCTTCACCAGGGTGTCGAGCCGGTGGTCAGCGTTCTCGTCGCAGGTGGAGGCCATGAGGTGCACGGTGACCTGGCTCAGGTCGCTCACCATCTGCGTGATGCTCCACTCCGAGATGAGGCGTCGCATCACCGTGCCAGCTGGGGGACGGGGAGAGGCGTCAGCCGGGACCCTCCCGCGGCCTGGAAGCGGTGCCAGCAGGGCCCCAGCTCACCTTGTGGGATGAGCCGCTGCGTGCCGCGGGTGAAGATGTGCCCCTGGCAGCACTCCACCTGGATCCCCCGCTGCTGGGCAAAGGAGGCCCAGTAATGCACCTACGAAGGAGCAGACAGCAGGGCTTGAGAGATCAGcgcagggagaggggggaaataACTCTGGGAAGCCACCCCCAGGACTTGCCTGCAGCCGGGGGAAGAGCGCAGTGTAGGACAGCTGCTTGTAATGCTGCCCCAGCTTCTTCTTACTGGGTTTCAGGTTGTTGAAGAGCTTCCCACGGCATATAGGGCGCGTCACGCTGGTCCACGTGGCCCAGAAGTTCTGCATCCAGCGGAGGGTGCTGCTGTAGAGCAGGATCCGGGGCTGGGAGTGCTCTGAGAATACACCCATCATCAGCCAGCACCgcggggcagggacagggcagcgCCCAACCCAGGGCTGAGAAGGATCACTAAAACCAGCCCCCTTGCCCCAGAGGGCTCCTCGGGGCGCCATCACCCACCCTCATTGGGCCGCGTCAGGTCCATCCGGATGGAGAGGTTGAGGTTCTCGGAGCGGAAGGCACGGTAGGAGTCGTACTGCTGTCCCACCGGCACCTCGGGCAGGAACTCGGGGGAGCGCAGCACCACGCCGTGGTGGTCATGGGGGTTCCCGTGGCACAGCCACTGCAGTTCCAGCGTCATGCACAGGTCGGGGAGGTGCAGGAAGCAGCAGTCGTCATACCTGGGTGGGGAAAGAAGCCCCTGGTAATCCCCCAGCACCATCAGCAGCCCCACGCTCCCAGCCCCACGCTCACTTGGAGGCTGTCCGGACGTTGATGTCTAGGTTGCCCTTGAAGACGAACTGCCCGGGCTTCCAGTGGAAGGAGAGGTGGCTCCACTCCCAGTGCATGTTCTCCGTGGTGTTGTAGGGGTCCTGCAAGCACAAGCACGAGCAGAGGCAGGTGTGAGCTGGCCCCATGCCATGCTCCGCTCCCTACCCCGCCGTCTCCCACCTCGGTGGCCAGCTGGTGCAGGTTGGCCTGCTCGATGTCCATGTGCCAGTCCCCGTGGAAGAGAAGGCGGCTCTTGTCCCACCAGGGCAACGGGGCGCTGGGGTCCTCCGAGGGCTTGGTGAGCAGATCCACGCACTGACCGATCAGGGTCCAGGCCGGGTCCCAGCAAGGCCCCCACACGATGGTGTACTGGGAGATCTCAGCTGAGGACACGGAGTGGCTCAGTCCTCTGCCCTGTCCCCGCCCCGGCAGAGAGCCCCCTCGCCCCTCCAGCTCTTACAGTGGAAGTCGTGGTAGAACTTGAGGGGAGGCATGTTCCTCTCCACCGTCGCgtctccccagggcagccccagcttcaGGACCTGGCGGCGCCGGGAGCAGGCCTGGCCGCACTGCTCCGCCCCGATCAGCCGGCCCGAGAGCTGCCAGTTCCGGATCTCGAAGAGGTAGCGAGGGTAGTCGCGGATCCGCACTGCGGGGCAGAGCGAGGGACGATGGAGGTGGCAGCAGACGGGCACTGCTCTGATCCCAACACTCTGGGCTGTCTCAGGAGCCACCACCCTGTTACATCTCTGCTCCATTCCCATTCCCTTGCACCTCTGAAAATCATTTCCCCCGCTGGGCCACGCGTCACGCAGTGCCGGTAGGTCCCTGCCTTGAAAACCCACACCACGCAGCCACCGCATTGCCCTCTGAGGACACCGAGACCACTCACCAAAGAAGCTGCCCACGCTGCCCTTCATCATGCGGCACCACTGGGTGACCATCTCCAGCCCCTCGGGGGGGAAGGGGCTGACGCTGTCCATGTCCCTCATCTGCTCCACGACACGCTCCGTGCCGTGGAAGGACTCGTCAGCCATGGCCACCAGCTCCAGGTGGGCCAGGGTCCAGGTGAGGAGAGCCCTCCGCATGGGCGTGTTGGCATAGAGGCGCCGGGAGCGCTGGATGTAGATCTCGATGTTCTTCTTCTCCAGCGAGGCGTAGAGCTCCTCGATCTtgcgggcaggcagcagctccccgtgCTGCTTGCGCAGCGCGGCCACCTTGGCGTCCAGCAGCTGCAACCGCTTGGCGCTCTCCTTGCTCTCGTCCTTCATCAGCTCGTAGTTGTCTCGTAGCTTCACCTCGAAGACATCGTCCAGGAAGACCCAGGAGAAGTGCGTCACTTTGAGCAGGAGGTCGGGAGGCAGGGATGCGCTGGCGGGACGCCCGCGCCGGTGCAAGCCCTTCAGCCACTTCTGCACACCCACGGCGGCGTCCAGCGTGCGGGAGAAGTCGTACTGGTAGGGGAACTCGATGCTGACGCTGGCGAAGGAGAAGGCCCAGCCGCGGTTGCGGAGGGTGCGCAGGGTGGGGAAGGCGCAACGGTGCAGGATGACCTCCTCCAGCTCCGGCAGCAGCTTCACCTCCACCTCCTTGAAGCTGAAGATGCTGTGGCCATCGAAGCCGGCGGCCAGCTCGGGGCAGTAGCTGTGCAGGGCGCCGCCGTGCCAGCTCACCGAGGTCCGTTCAGCAGCCAGGCTGATGTAGTTGGCCTCAGAGACAAAGGCGGTGACCttggcagagctcagctccagCGACAGGGACAGCAGTCTTTTGGGGGGAGCCCCGTCTGGCTGGGGGGGCCCTCCTGTCTCAGTAGGGGTGGTGGCACAGGGCGCCGGGCTCTCcggggacagggagggaggcGTCCCGCGGCCAAGGGCGCTCTGCAAGGCTTCGTGGCACTGCAGGGTGGCCAGGGTGTGATGGTACAAGTGCATGTGGTCGGGCGGGCTCCACAGCACCGCCAGCCCCTCGCCGCACTGCACctagagcagagagaaaaagcacCAGGTCACCACCACATCCTCCTCTCCGTCACCTTTTGGTGCCCTCCCACCGCCCCGTCCATCCCAGCACCAGCTAAAGCAGCGCCCCGAGGCCCACACCGACCTCCAGAGAGCGGATGCTGCTGTGGTAGGTAACGGAGAGCATGGAGAGGTTGGCCACGGGGTTGGGGATGGCAGGAGCTTTGCAGCACGGCTGCATCTTCTCCGTGATGCTCTTCACCAAGGCCAGCACCATGCCCTGGACGCTGACCGTGCAGCTCTCGGCACTCCCCAGGACAGTCAGCGTGTCCAGCCGCAGCTCCAGGGCGCCTAGAGGGACAAGTAAATCAGTGCTGGAGGCACAGACAAGGCACCCCACAGCACACCAGGCTCCCCTGGCTGTGGGGTTGTTCCAGGACAGCCTGGATACCACAACCGCACTTACCCACAACAGCTGAGAGCGTGAAAAGATTTACATCCTCCACCTTCAGATCCACCTTCCAGAGCAGTCCCCAGGGCTCGctcggggcagggggaggctgctCAGCGAACTCAGCTCCGCCGGGCTGCGGGCAGAACAGGGGCAGGACCCTGGCCAGGCACTCGGTGCAGGTGTCCGACGACtccacctgcagcccccggATGGTGCAGTCCAGGAAAAGCGTGTCCGACTGGGCGCTGGACATGCCCAGAGGCTGGTTGTAGCTGCCCTGCAGGACAAATTGGCTGATTACTGTCA
This genomic window contains:
- the KIAA0100 gene encoding protein KIAA0100 homolog isoform X2, whose product is MVLHVATSESLWHIQASKTRLLLAGDGKSLNCEVSLTKVNSKVLRSSQLDDTCLAELALALSLSLEISSKRRLVGVRLSVRALQAELHEGLFCSPLLHRVTAGAEQPSPGPEEPLKSLSLLSRDTLQLVPRRVEVKLENTSVVLSMNSQKRHLTWSLKLLQFLYRREEEQIPLRNFTPASDLDQMSVDLQLEDGLLLSQSRQRIVCLNSLKTSVQVTAIDLSAAVLLNTCIIHYRHQEFSHWLGLLAQERRCRAVPVPSQGHKGRSYPQIIAPIILCASLSNVNVSVQLGDTPPFALGFNSISADYQHLRPQSVHQRAVLAVDHLCWRVGNDSHIQRAPHPPNMHVWGEALILDSFNLQGSYNQPLGMSSAQSDTLFLDCTIRGLQVESSDTCTECLARVLPLFCPQPGGAEFAEQPPPAPSEPWGLLWKVDLKVEDVNLFTLSAVVGALELRLDTLTVLGSAESCTVSVQGMVLALVKSITEKMQPCCKAPAIPNPVANLSMLSVTYHSSIRSLEVQCGEGLAVLWSPPDHMHLYHHTLATLQCHEALQSALGRGTPPSLSPESPAPCATTPTETGGPPQPDGAPPKRLLSLSLELSSAKVTAFVSEANYISLAAERTSVSWHGGALHSYCPELAAGFDGHSIFSFKEVEVKLLPELEEVILHRCAFPTLRTLRNRGWAFSFASVSIEFPYQYDFSRTLDAAVGVQKWLKGLHRRGRPASASLPPDLLLKVTHFSWVFLDDVFEVKLRDNYELMKDESKESAKRLQLLDAKVAALRKQHGELLPARKIEELYASLEKKNIEIYIQRSRRLYANTPMRRALLTWTLAHLELVAMADESFHGTERVVEQMRDMDSVSPFPPEGLEMVTQWCRMMKGSVGSFFVRIRDYPRYLFEIRNWQLSGRLIGAEQCGQACSRRRQVLKLGLPWGDATVERNMPPLKFYHDFHSEISQYTIVWGPCWDPAWTLIGQCVDLLTKPSEDPSAPLPWWDKSRLLFHGDWHMDIEQANLHQLATEDPYNTTENMHWEWSHLSFHWKPGQFVFKGNLDINVRTASKYDDCCFLHLPDLCMTLELQWLCHGNPHDHHGVVLRSPEFLPEVPVGQQYDSYRAFRSENLNLSIRMDLTRPNEEHSQPRILLYSSTLRWMQNFWATWTSVTRPICRGKLFNNLKPSKKKLGQHYKQLSYTALFPRLQVHYWASFAQQRGIQVECCQGHIFTRGTQRLIPQAGTVMRRLISEWSITQMVSDLSQVTVHLMASTCDENADHRLDTLVKKTHLLSLSSLTYQRHSNRTAEEELPLRDGDDGFHTHQLHLVDLRASWTTTNRDIAFGLYDGYKKAAVLKRNLSTEALKGLKIDTQLQAKKLKRGPLSAQSIPARVTAPITSGRPERASSGGAYMLQKLIEETDKFVVFTEEESGASEQLCGIAACQTDDIYNRNCLIELVNCQMVLRGAETEGCVIVSAAKAQLLQCQHHPAWYGDTLKQKTSWTCLLDGMQYFATTESSPTEREHGQLWLEVKNIEEHRQRSLDSVQELMESGQAVGGMVSTTTDWNQPSEAQQTQQVQRIISRCSCRMYYISYSHDIDPELATQIKPPETPANQEKEDLLKKQEGAVDTFTLIHHDLEISTNPAQYAMILDIVNNLLLHVEPKRKEHSEKKQRVRFQLEISSNPEEQRSSILHLQEAVRQHVAQIRQLEKQMYSNVKSLQDDSKNETLLDLNHRLQQQLNQEKANLQLESEELNILIRCFKDFQLQRANKMELRKQPEDVSVARRTEFYFAQARWRLTEEDGQLGIAELELQRFLYSKVNKSDDTAEHLLELGWVTMNNLLPNAVYKVVLRPQSSCQSGRQLALRIFSKVRPPVGGISIKEHFEVNVVPLTIQLTHQFFHRMMGFFFPGRNVEEEEVGDEEDKSKLVTTGIPVVKPRQLIVADDALGPGKGVAQGLNRTSGVRRSFRKAPEHPVDDIDKMKERAAMNNSFIYIKIPQVPLCVSYKGEKNSVDWGDLNLVLPCLEYHNNTWTWLDFAMAVKRDSRKALVAQVIKEKLRLKPAAGAEARGKLENKSDGPIQQQEEDEKARLLIGLSVGEKNPSKKSIFGRRK